One genomic region from Anomalospiza imberbis isolate Cuckoo-Finch-1a 21T00152 unplaced genomic scaffold, ASM3175350v1 scaffold_98, whole genome shotgun sequence encodes:
- the LOC137468023 gene encoding inositol 1,4,5-trisphosphate receptor-interacting protein-like 1 gives MTSYAKVINEGDSDDAIEGNDNVKVKEDSDVHRDNGHDLKKDEGRSDGDVPGDSRGDENEEEPGHVVGNKEDLDEANEGEHKDVRVEQDKDTGKEEEGDGNEEKNNSVTIKVGDNNDVNEGEDNIDGQEKYMDVKVQESSDASEQRSRDVTEQEDSNKCGNESAHNGFAGPEKENKDVTEEDGNDRSKVEEQGDVNVEGNKNKDRKEDKEGNVAASEKVGSDGGKEESGNGGPEDREDTQDAGNEQGILLVDGIQWPVEDLERGCSVVAELMESFTRVFVDSVSNSFYPVPQEAIGVGSAFEGWSPRGWDGVYHVLVPLNPPPGHVFHLELNSAGQMATRTFSVRVELACLCERERLGEKLLCFLHHSQEELWREQKRSLLETLCTGSYLDVEKTSRWFYQLVRCSWLHVPQSYSWHLVFQPCSRSCQFQLSKGKKSLTVEMLFGVRQGDSDIFVVSHPTEAQKGNSSIFVSSQPAEANIIASTAWPETYAVAEAKFLQHIARQMPCQSLHLKCLQVFTCILRGTGFSSSTWKTVVMHVLTTVPLSRWRRREFAQRLWDVMAYLRRCLHLKHLEHFVLGNGRLPAEISLPPAMRRLQPLNLFEHLARDPAAHLEALKSYGRLRFRLRTLLSSH, from the exons aTGACATCCTACGCCAAAGTAATAA atgaaggagacagtgatgatgccattgaaggcaatgacaatgtgaaggtgaaggaagacaGCGATGTTCACAGGGACAATGGACatgatttaaagaaagatgagggacggagtgatggggatgtgccaggagacagtcGTGGTGacgaaaatgaagaagaacctggccatgttgttggaaataaagaagacctagatgaagcaaatgaaggaGAACACAAGGATGTGCGGGTGGAGCAAGACAAGgacactggaaaggaagaagaaggagatggaaatgaagaaaaaaacaatagtgTGACTATAAAGGTGGGCGACAACAATGACGTAAATGAAGGTGAAGACAACATAGAtggacaggaaaaatacatggatgtgaaggtgcaggaaagcagtgatgccagtgaacagagaagcagagatgtgactGAGCAGGAAGATAGTAATAAATGCGGGAATGAAAGTGCCCATAATGGTTTTGCTggacctgagaaagaaaacaaggatgTTACAGAAGAAGATGGCAATGATAGAAGCAAGGTTGAAGAACAGGGTGATGTGAACGTGGAGGGAAACAAGAAcaaggatagaaaagaagacaaagaaggtaacgtggctgccagtgaaaaagttggcagtgatggtggcaaggaagagagcggcaatggtggacccgaagacagagaagacactcaggatgctgggaatgagcaaggcatccttttagtggatGGCATACagtggcctgtggaggacctggagagaggttgctcagtggtagctgagctgatggagagcttcacgcgtgtctttgtggacagcgtgagcaatagcttctacccggtgcctcaagaagccatcggggtgggcagtgcctttgagggctggagtccccgtggGTGGGATGGTGTGTACCACGTGCTGGTCCCActgaatcccccgccagggcacgtcttccacctagagctgaacagtgcagggcagatggcaacAAGGACCTTCAGCGTCCGTGTGGAGCTTGCGTGCTtgtgcgagagggagcggctgggcgagaagctgttgtgcttcctgcaccactcgcaggaggagctgtggcgggagcagaagcgcagcctcctagagacactctgcaccggctcctacctggatgtggagaaaacctcccgctggttctaccagttggtgagatgctcgtggctgcacgtgcctcagtcatactcatggcacttggtgtttcagccctgcagccggtcctgccaattccagctgagcaaaggcaaGAAGAGCCTGACGGTGGagatgctctttggggtgcgccaaggggactctgacatctttgtggtcagccatcccacagaggcccagaaaggcaactccagcatctttgtgagcagtcagcccgcCGAGGCCAACATCATCGCAAGCACAGCATGGCCTGAGACAtatgctgtggcagaggcaaaattcttgcagcacatcgccaggcagatgccgtgccagagcttgcacctgaaatgcctgcaggtcttcacctgcatcctgaggggcacaggtttttccagctctacctggaagactgtggtcatgcacgtgctgaccaccgtaccgctgtcccggtggcgcaggagggaatttgcacagcggctgtgggacgTCATGGcgtacctgcgccgctgcctgcacttgaaacacctggagcactttgtgctaggcaacgggaggcttcctgcagagatcagcttgccgCCAGCAATGCGAAGGCTTCAGCCactcaacctctttgagcacctggcccgagatcctgctgcccacctagaggcactgaaatcttatggtcggctgcgatttcgcctccggacgctgctctccagccactga